The Medicago truncatula cultivar Jemalong A17 chromosome 4, MtrunA17r5.0-ANR, whole genome shotgun sequence genome includes a region encoding these proteins:
- the LOC11441218 gene encoding uncharacterized protein encodes MLLRSSSTPVMNPWIPHTNSKDSSPEPEFLHRIPKSRSVTLSASSSTSSSRSPICGSVSKMTRALSETDLSSQLNRKPLHRRQFDEDEEESRTGTFGARSRTASFSSALCSLTEFEESQSEVDARDGGSMLVLVEEGGGGGFDKNDGGVSRFGDSNHGNDSTDLYYRTMIEANPGNPLFLGNYAKYLKEVRKDYVKAEEYCGRAILANPNDGNVLSLYADLIWECHKDAPRAETYFDQAVKAAPDDCYVLASYAHFLWDADEEEEEEDEAEKSFGFFNGAAPSHPQQLAAAS; translated from the exons ATGCTTCTAAGAAGTTCTTCAACGCCGGTGATGAATCCATGGATTCCACATACGAATTCAAAGGATTCATCTCCTGAACCTGAATTCCTCCATCGAATTCCGAAATCCAGATCTGTTACTCTCTCTGCTTCATCGTCGACGTCGAGTTCACGGTCACCGATTTGCGGTTCAGTGAGCAAAATGACTCGAGCACTGTCAGAAACCGATCTCTCATCGCAGTTGAATCGGAAGCCTCTCCACCGTCGTCAATtcgatgaagatgaagaagagagcAGAACCGGAACTTTCGGTGCTCGTTCAAGAACGGCGTCGTTTAGTTCCGCGCTTTGTTCTTTAACCGAGTTCGAAGAAAGCCAGAGTGAAGTCGATGCCAGAGACGGTGGTTCGATGCTTGTTTTGGTTGAAGAAGGAGGTGGTGGTGGATTTGACAAAAACGACGGTGGAGTTTCAAGATTCGGTGATTCAAATCATGGAAATGATAGCACCGATTTGTATTACCGTACAATGATTGAAGCAAATCCTGGAAATCCGCTTTTTCTTGGTAATTACGCAAAGTACTTAAAAGAG GTTCGTAAGGACTATGTGAAAGCGGAAGAATATTGTGGAAGAGCGATTTTGGCGAATCCAAACGATGGTAACGTTTTATCACTTTACGCAGATTTGATATGGGAGTGTCATAAGGATGCTCCTCGTGCTGAGACATATTTTGATCAAGCAGTTAAAGCAGCTCCTGATGACTG TTATGTTCTAGCATCATATGCACATTTTCTTTGGGATgctgatgaagaagaggaagaagaagatgaagctgAAAAATCTTTTGGTTTCTTTAATGGAGCTGCTCCATCACATCCACAGCAGTTAGCTGCTGCTTCTTAA